Within the Ochrobactrum vermis genome, the region TGAAATAAACTTCATCCGCAACCGCAGCCACTGCCTGATGCAGAAAGCCCGCGTGATCGCGAAATTCCCGTGCCATGCGATTCTCTGGCACGATCCCAAGCCCAACTTCGTTCGAAACAAAAACCACAGGTCCGGCAAGTTCCGGCAATATGGCGACAAGATTTGCGGTCTCGGTCGTTACATCTCGTTCGGCCATCATCAGATTGGTCAGCCACAAGGTCAGGCAATCGACCAGAACGAACCGATCCTCGGCAGTGTGCAATCTGAGTACACTGACCAGATCAAGCGGCTCCTCCACCGTCCGCCATTCGGAACCACGTCGGTCGCGGTGAATGGCAATACGGCTTTCCATTTCCTTGTCGAAGGCGCGTCCGGTTGCCAGATAAAGCGGCTGAAGCCTCGAGGACTCAACTATTTTCTCTGCATAGGACGACTTGCCCGAGCGGGCTCCGCCAAGAACCAGAACCGATTTTCCCGGCAAAGCCATTTTCATCAGCCCTTGATCTCGGATGATGCGTAGTGCTGGATGAACCAGCCAAGTGCGAGACCGATCACCGCCCACATGAACAGGTTCGTCGCCAGCGAAGCAACTGCATATTGCGAGGCAAGAAGTGATGGAATCGGCGACGAAATATCTTCCGGATGCGGAGCACCATAGAGATGCGGCGCCATAATCAACACCAGCCCGAGGATCTTTGCCCAAATCTCTTGCCGCAACACGATGAGATAGAGGCCCAAACCGCTCAGCACCACGGTAGCAATCCACCATAGCTGACGTTCG harbors:
- the cobU gene encoding bifunctional adenosylcobinamide kinase/adenosylcobinamide-phosphate guanylyltransferase translates to MALPGKSVLVLGGARSGKSSYAEKIVESSRLQPLYLATGRAFDKEMESRIAIHRDRRGSEWRTVEEPLDLVSVLRLHTAEDRFVLVDCLTLWLTNLMMAERDVTTETANLVAILPELAGPVVFVSNEVGLGIVPENRMAREFRDHAGFLHQAVAAVADEVYFMAAGLPLKMKG